The following coding sequences are from one Lipingzhangella halophila window:
- a CDS encoding vWA domain-containing protein translates to MTGHESEPSAPQQRVRNLVGTAAAIVGFVSALVSVFGDFEWFFRVAQVLVAAVLIGLAFRIVSHRVGLTRAVSAFAGLALFSALLIVPPWLAWGDCEPPEEVVVLASVEGRAAAEEVTGQYADERGERDWRGCRPVTFTVFAAPELGASEVRELLAAGWPAAPDTWPEAEWPDNALLYGPRPHIWIPDSTADVRMVEAAADDPEILEPQPWTSAWSTPLVLGVPAEREPTAQQTDAQTAYEDFLSGAASGARARPADSTTALLHTDLLYSLPIGNSANIEAEMTGSGLTGTDNYAVLCELRQAVADSSGPDPAETVVFATERAIYDYNTGAELGPDCPVEDETPPQPLSAVHLRNAPWLDHPVVPLDWGDDSASAEVERFVGWLDTNREAPAPAGGAAADACSDIVPRGYRDMNGCVGPGVGGTEGIAEEPFEPEEAPDFATEDAAEDLEGTLRSQEQLRRPVRALLVVDRSDSMQGELPDQRAAFDVATAQAGGLLRHLAHGDEAGLWTFPKGDDRDDTGQQELVEPAPVTDTKGDIEEHLDSLEPDRESTPINDTVLEAALALEEDAGGDAQDSAEPVAFVFTEGVVGSGPGEEGSSVSDVRSAAEDAFDAGATVELIMLDDGGCAAGEPGGALAEIDGVNCSPVDLGNENAVPADRLQTVRVRN, encoded by the coding sequence ATGACTGGTCACGAGAGCGAGCCGTCGGCACCGCAACAGCGCGTCAGAAACCTCGTCGGCACGGCCGCGGCCATCGTGGGGTTCGTCTCCGCCCTGGTATCGGTCTTCGGGGATTTCGAGTGGTTCTTCAGGGTCGCGCAGGTCCTCGTCGCCGCCGTCCTCATTGGCCTGGCATTCCGGATCGTGTCGCACAGGGTTGGCCTGACGCGCGCGGTGAGCGCGTTCGCCGGACTTGCGCTGTTCTCCGCCTTGCTGATCGTCCCTCCCTGGTTGGCCTGGGGCGACTGCGAGCCCCCCGAAGAAGTGGTGGTGCTGGCCTCCGTTGAAGGGCGTGCGGCGGCAGAAGAGGTCACCGGGCAGTACGCCGACGAACGCGGCGAGCGCGACTGGCGCGGTTGCCGCCCGGTCACATTCACCGTTTTCGCCGCCCCGGAGCTGGGCGCCAGTGAAGTGCGGGAGCTGCTCGCGGCCGGCTGGCCGGCCGCCCCCGACACCTGGCCCGAGGCGGAGTGGCCGGACAACGCCCTGCTCTACGGCCCCCGCCCGCACATCTGGATCCCCGACTCCACGGCCGACGTGCGGATGGTCGAGGCGGCGGCCGACGATCCCGAGATACTGGAGCCGCAACCATGGACGTCGGCGTGGTCCACCCCGCTGGTCCTGGGGGTCCCGGCCGAACGAGAGCCCACTGCCCAGCAGACCGACGCGCAGACCGCCTACGAGGATTTCCTGAGCGGTGCGGCGAGCGGCGCCCGCGCGCGCCCCGCGGACTCCACCACCGCCTTGCTCCACACGGACCTGCTCTACTCGCTTCCCATCGGCAACTCGGCCAATATCGAGGCCGAAATGACCGGTTCCGGGCTGACCGGGACAGACAACTACGCGGTGCTGTGCGAGCTGCGGCAGGCCGTGGCGGACTCCTCCGGCCCGGACCCCGCCGAAACCGTGGTGTTCGCCACCGAACGCGCCATCTACGACTACAACACTGGTGCCGAGCTCGGGCCCGACTGCCCGGTGGAGGACGAGACGCCGCCGCAGCCGCTTTCCGCCGTCCACCTGCGGAACGCCCCCTGGCTGGACCACCCGGTCGTGCCGCTGGACTGGGGGGACGACAGCGCGAGCGCCGAAGTGGAGCGGTTCGTCGGCTGGCTCGACACGAACCGGGAAGCCCCCGCCCCCGCCGGTGGTGCGGCGGCCGACGCGTGCAGTGACATCGTTCCACGCGGCTACCGCGACATGAACGGCTGCGTCGGACCGGGTGTCGGGGGTACCGAGGGGATCGCCGAGGAACCGTTCGAGCCGGAGGAGGCTCCGGACTTCGCCACCGAGGATGCCGCCGAGGACCTCGAAGGGACACTGCGGAGCCAGGAACAGCTGCGGCGGCCGGTGCGCGCCCTCTTGGTCGTCGATCGCTCCGATTCCATGCAGGGGGAGCTCCCGGATCAGCGGGCGGCGTTCGACGTGGCCACGGCGCAGGCCGGAGGGCTGCTCCGGCACCTCGCCCACGGCGACGAGGCCGGTCTGTGGACCTTCCCCAAGGGAGACGACCGCGACGACACCGGGCAGCAGGAGCTCGTCGAGCCCGCGCCGGTCACTGACACGAAGGGGGACATTGAGGAGCACCTGGACAGTCTCGAACCCGACCGGGAGTCCACCCCGATCAACGACACGGTGCTGGAGGCGGCGCTCGCGCTGGAGGAAGACGCCGGCGGCGACGCCCAGGACAGCGCCGAGCCCGTGGCGTTCGTCTTCACCGAGGGCGTCGTCGGATCCGGGCCGGGGGAGGAGGGCAGTTCCGTCAGCGACGTACGGAGCGCCGCGGAAGACGCCTTCGACGCCGGTGCCACGGTCGAGCTGATCATGCTGGACGACGGTGGCTGCGCCGCGGGTGAGCCGGGGGGCGCGCTCGCCGAGATCGACGGCGTCAACTGCAGCCCGGTGGACCTGGGCAACGAGAACGCGGTCCCCGCGGACCGGCTGCAAACGGTCCGGGTCCGGAACTAG